A genomic region of Trifolium pratense cultivar HEN17-A07 linkage group LG3, ARS_RC_1.1, whole genome shotgun sequence contains the following coding sequences:
- the LOC123915776 gene encoding BTB/POZ domain-containing protein At2g13690, translating to MDSSSYHRRRHRTWCCSFAVPPSSPDNPPIKPPKPKTQAQSKPTNLSSSSVPNSPQSSKSNSRIPSRIDPRRILSPGRVSPIEDTLPDPSPLLNSVPHLRSRSFRAPVSAPIPPPPMNAGVGVGVGDGFDVRMSLRGKNGGCIVLELNSVVLCANSEVFAGLIADYRKGSNSSNCSSGSSNKMCRIEVPEVDNLGVFRETIELMFEDDVPKKLLKIGVYRSIDVLEVSAGIMFTKGVLSCLQYLEAVPWTEEEEEKLRNLFTRFKFDDETTRDILGRLYLHDSEDSQPNVARQLVCSITTCVNANARNELKSLVKGLLCKSSVYEKNHLDLSKDDLYSVCHSCIDSLISLFEEASNTANPERLTKKDTNKPMIERISRQVDNINWLLEIMLDGQIAEDFVDIWSDQHQLLKMHDNASPMVRYELSRVSAILFVAMATRKLQCRLEARSGLLQAWFAPMLLDFGWLQRCRKGLDIKVLQEAMGQTLLTLPLKQQHTLFMEWFHHFSRHGTECPNLSKAFQIWWRRSFLRGSETYAIESR from the exons ATGGATTCTTCTTCTTATCATCGACGACGACACAGAACATGGTGTTGTTCTTTCGCTGTTCCACCTTCAAGCCCAGATAACCCACCCATCAAACCACCAAAGCCCAAAACCCAAGCCCAATCAAAGCCCACCAATCTCTCTTCCTCCTCTGTCCCTAATTCCCCTCAAAGCTCCAAATCCAACTCCCGCATTCCCTCTCGTATCGACCCTCGCCGGATCTTATCTCCCGGGAGAGTCTCCCCCATCGAAGACACTCTCCCCGATCCATCTCCGCTTCTCAATTCCGTCCCTCACTTAAGATCTCGAAGCTTCCGTGCACCTGTTTCTGCTCCCATTCCACCGCCGCCGATGAACGCCGGTGTCGGAGTCGGAGTCGGTGATGGTTTTGATGTGAGGATGAGTTTGAGAGGGAAAAATGGTGGTTGTATTGTTCTGGAGCTGAATTCGGTTGTTCTTTGTGCTAATTCAGAGGTTTTTGCTGGGTTAATTGCGGATTATAGAAAGGGTAGTAATAGTAGTAATTGTTCGAGTGGTAGTAGTAATAAAATGTGTAGAATTGAAGTTCCTGAAGTTGATAATTTGGGTGTTTTTAGAGAAACTATTGAGCTTATGTTTGAAGATGATGTTCCTAAAAAGCTTCTCAAGATTGGTGTTTATCGTTCCATTGATGTTTTGGAG GTGTCTGCGGGCATCATGTTCACCAAGGGTGTTTTGTCCTGTTTACAATACCTTGAGGCTGTTCCTTGGacagaagaggaagaagagaaaTTAAGAAACCTATTCACAAGATTTAAGTTTGATGACGAAACTACAAGGGACATTTTGGGAAGGCTTTACTTGCATGATTCAGAAGATTCCCAACCGAATGTAGCTCGACAACTTGTTTGTTCCATCACCACCTGTGTCAATGCCAATGCAAGAAATGAATTGAAATCGCTGGTTAAAGGTCTTCTTTGTAAAAGCTCGGTGTATGAGAAGAACCATCTTGACCTAAGCAAAGACGATCTCTATTCTGTTTGTCACTCGTGTATTGATTCACTGATCAGCCTCTTTGAGGAGGCATCCAACACCGCCAATCCTGAAAGGTTGACAAAGAAAGATACGAATAAACCAATGATCGAACGCATCTCAAGACAAGTTGATAACATCAACTGGTTGTTGGAAATCATGCTTGATGGACAGATAGCAGAGGATTTTGTGGATATATGGTCTGATCAGCATCAACTTCTTAAAATGCATGATAATGCATCACCTATGGTTAGATATGAACTCAGCAGAGTTTCAGCAATTCTGTTTGTTGCCATGGCTACGAGAAAATTGCAATGCCGGTTGGAAGCTAGATCGGGGCTTCTTCAAGCATGGTTTGCGCCTATGTTGTTAGACTTTGGTTGGCTTCAGAGATGCAGGAAAGGGCTTGATATAAAGGTATTGCAAGAAGCTATGGGTCAGACACTTCTTACTTTGCCTTTAAAGCAACAACACACTTTGTT